One genomic segment of Arthrobacter sp. JZ12 includes these proteins:
- a CDS encoding sugar ABC transporter permease, translating into MTTLATRRQPAPGGSQESRPARKGASLVGRPGFAWALPATIFFALFALVPLAAVAVLSFTSWSGLGDPKFVGLENWETLVADPVMLKSLWLSLLFIVLGVVTQTPLSILLGVWAAGNQRNRAILSAIYFIPLLLSSAAISVLWRALLDPNFGIPGQLSWLFGDGNLLGNQAGAIGVLIFVGMWQFTPFHTLIYQGAARGIPPVLYQAAQIDGAGTVRQFFSITVPQLRNTAITSIILMVVGGLTTFETVLILTNGGPGTDTTITAFYMYQQAFQSFDFGVGSAIALVLVVVATAISLVVVKVSGYDKMTSSLEGL; encoded by the coding sequence ATGACAACGCTTGCCACCCGCAGGCAGCCCGCGCCGGGCGGCTCCCAGGAGAGCCGTCCGGCCCGCAAGGGCGCCTCACTGGTGGGACGCCCGGGATTCGCCTGGGCGCTCCCTGCCACCATCTTCTTCGCACTGTTTGCCCTTGTACCCCTTGCGGCGGTAGCGGTCCTGTCCTTCACCTCGTGGAGCGGTCTGGGGGATCCGAAGTTCGTGGGCCTCGAGAACTGGGAAACCCTGGTTGCCGATCCCGTGATGCTCAAGAGCCTCTGGCTCAGCCTGCTGTTCATTGTGCTTGGCGTGGTCACGCAGACACCGCTGAGCATCCTGCTGGGGGTCTGGGCCGCGGGTAACCAGCGGAACCGTGCAATCCTCAGCGCAATCTACTTCATTCCGCTGCTGCTTTCATCAGCTGCGATCTCAGTTCTCTGGCGGGCCCTGCTCGACCCGAACTTCGGTATCCCGGGCCAGCTGTCCTGGCTCTTTGGTGACGGCAACCTGCTTGGCAACCAGGCCGGGGCCATTGGGGTTCTCATCTTCGTGGGAATGTGGCAGTTCACCCCGTTCCACACCCTGATCTACCAGGGCGCTGCGAGGGGCATACCGCCCGTCCTGTACCAAGCGGCTCAGATCGACGGCGCGGGCACCGTCCGCCAGTTCTTCTCGATCACCGTGCCGCAGCTGCGGAACACTGCCATCACCTCAATCATCCTGATGGTGGTCGGCGGCCTCACGACCTTCGAAACGGTACTCATCCTGACCAACGGCGGACCGGGCACCGATACCACGATCACAGCCTTCTACATGTACCAGCAGGCCTTCCAGAGCTTTGATTTCGGCGTCGGTAGCGCCATCGCCCTTGTACTGGTGGTCGTTGCCACCGCGATCTCACTCGTGGTGGTCAAGGTATCGGGCTACGACAAGATGACCAGCTCACTGGAAGGACTGTGA
- a CDS encoding extracellular solute-binding protein, whose amino-acid sequence MKNNRTWMARGLAGTAAVMLGLTLAGCGGGGGDASNRPEGELHLAVYGDAGNTVEQAMVDKFNETSDVKIVLDTIPGADYQTKLQTIIDTESAPDIFFNWGGGSIANFVDAGLVLPLDEYIEEDPQLKEAFLPSVFETATVDGKAYGVPMRGTQPVMLFNNSEVLKKAGIDAPPATWDELLDAVEKLKAIGVTPIALGGADQWPTQMWFQYVFDRVAGEDLFQKAIDGDTSVWESEESRKALGMLRELVDAGAFGTNFDSVKFTDGGSPALLSSGRAGFELMGSWAYATHQDSDPAFAEEVLGYSEFPAIEGGKGDPHNLAGNTNNFYSIHKNTRYPDEAAEFLKLMYSDEFVQQQVAIGNLPTTTNTEQFLDQAADPEFAKYQFDLVQNAPHFQLSWDQAYPPEATVTIHTAVSQFFSGQIDEDGFIKAMQSL is encoded by the coding sequence ATGAAGAACAACCGAACCTGGATGGCACGGGGTCTAGCAGGCACCGCAGCCGTGATGCTGGGACTGACGCTGGCGGGATGTGGCGGAGGAGGCGGCGACGCTTCCAACCGACCCGAAGGTGAGCTGCACCTGGCCGTGTACGGGGACGCCGGTAACACGGTGGAACAGGCAATGGTGGACAAGTTCAACGAGACGTCCGACGTCAAGATCGTACTCGACACCATCCCCGGAGCCGACTACCAGACGAAGCTGCAGACCATCATTGATACCGAGTCTGCCCCGGACATCTTCTTCAACTGGGGCGGCGGAAGCATCGCCAACTTCGTTGATGCCGGCCTCGTCCTGCCGCTCGACGAGTACATCGAGGAAGATCCGCAGCTGAAGGAAGCCTTCCTGCCGTCGGTTTTCGAGACGGCGACGGTGGACGGCAAGGCATACGGCGTGCCGATGCGCGGCACACAGCCGGTGATGCTGTTCAACAACTCGGAAGTCCTCAAGAAGGCAGGCATCGATGCTCCCCCGGCGACGTGGGATGAGCTGCTCGACGCGGTAGAGAAGCTGAAGGCCATTGGAGTTACGCCGATCGCCCTTGGCGGCGCGGACCAGTGGCCCACTCAAATGTGGTTCCAGTACGTCTTCGACCGGGTAGCAGGCGAGGACCTGTTCCAGAAGGCAATCGACGGAGACACCAGCGTGTGGGAGTCCGAGGAGAGTCGCAAGGCACTGGGCATGCTCCGTGAACTGGTGGATGCGGGTGCTTTCGGCACCAACTTCGACTCCGTCAAATTCACCGACGGCGGATCTCCCGCCCTGCTCTCCAGCGGCCGCGCGGGCTTCGAACTGATGGGATCGTGGGCCTACGCCACGCATCAGGATTCGGACCCCGCGTTCGCTGAGGAGGTCCTCGGGTATAGCGAGTTCCCCGCCATTGAAGGTGGAAAGGGTGACCCCCACAACCTGGCCGGCAACACCAACAACTTCTACTCGATCCACAAGAACACCCGCTACCCGGATGAGGCTGCCGAATTCCTCAAGCTGATGTACTCGGACGAGTTCGTGCAGCAGCAGGTTGCAATCGGAAACCTCCCCACCACAACCAACACGGAGCAGTTCCTCGATCAGGCGGCGGATCCCGAGTTCGCCAAGTACCAGTTCGACCTCGTGCAGAACGCGCCGCACTTCCAGCTCTCCTGGGACCAGGCCTACCCGCCCGAGGCAACCGTGACCATCCACACTGCCGTTTCGCAGTTCTTCAGCGGCCAGATCGATGAAGACGGCTTCATCAAGGCCATGCAGAGTTTGTAG
- a CDS encoding glycoside hydrolase family 3 N-terminal domain-containing protein yields the protein MTETTLNDAAWRNPEAAPEHRVQSLIQAMTLREKLAQLVGVWVGASTEGGEVAPHQNEMNEAVDLDELLPQGLGQLTRPFGTAPVEPGIGALSLQRTQERIVSANRFGIPALVHEECLAGFAAWKATAYPVPLAWGATFNPDLVRKMSSAIGGDLHSVGVHQGLAPVLDVVRDARWGRVEETIGEDPYLIGTIATAYVQGLERSGVVATLKHFVGYSASKAGRNLAPVSVGERERADVLLPPFEMAIRESGVRSVMHAYTDMDGVPTAADSSLLTTLLRDTWGFEGTVVADYFGIAFLKELHRIAGTLGEAAAAALEAGVDVELPTIHTFGEHLVAEIECGRLDEALVDRALHRVLRQKLDLGLLDQDWSAVPPALADAAPSDAPVIDLDKAQNRAIARELAEQSIVLVRNEGVLPLAGNPRIALVGPNADTHRAFLGCYSFPAHVGEQHPDVEMGLSIPTVAEALASEFGGSEITLFPGCTVDGTDTAGFQDALAAAGDADVVVAALGDRAGLFGRGTSGEGCDVESLTLPGVQQQLLDELLATGKPVVVVLLTGRPYALGAAATEAAAVVQGFFPGEEGAAAVAGVLSGRINPGGRLPVSIPATPGAQPSTYLAAPLAHANGVSNIDPTAAFRFGHGLSYTDFTWLNLEQSSDTAATNGEVTVQLTVSNTGTRDGVEVVQLYLHDPVASVVRPVQRLIGFARVPLAAGSSARVSFTVPADVTAFTGRDGQRIVEPGEIELRLGASSSDIRFTAPVTLTGNTRVVDHTRRLHCGVGIVAL from the coding sequence ATGACTGAAACAACTCTCAATGACGCCGCCTGGCGTAACCCGGAAGCTGCGCCTGAGCACCGTGTGCAATCACTGATTCAGGCCATGACCCTCCGGGAGAAGCTCGCTCAACTCGTGGGCGTCTGGGTTGGCGCCAGCACCGAGGGTGGCGAGGTGGCTCCCCACCAGAACGAAATGAACGAGGCTGTAGACCTCGACGAACTCCTGCCCCAGGGGCTGGGACAGCTCACCCGGCCCTTCGGAACAGCTCCGGTGGAGCCCGGCATCGGTGCTCTCTCCCTGCAGCGCACCCAGGAACGGATTGTTTCTGCCAACAGGTTCGGCATTCCTGCGCTGGTCCATGAGGAGTGCCTTGCCGGTTTCGCGGCCTGGAAGGCCACGGCGTACCCCGTGCCGCTCGCATGGGGCGCCACCTTCAATCCCGACCTGGTACGGAAGATGTCCTCGGCCATCGGTGGGGATCTTCACTCCGTAGGCGTCCACCAGGGCCTTGCACCGGTACTGGACGTGGTCCGGGATGCGAGGTGGGGCCGCGTTGAGGAAACCATCGGAGAGGACCCCTACCTGATCGGAACCATCGCTACGGCCTATGTCCAGGGACTGGAGCGGTCCGGCGTCGTCGCCACCCTCAAACACTTCGTGGGTTACTCAGCGTCCAAGGCCGGGCGCAATCTCGCGCCGGTCTCAGTGGGCGAGCGTGAGCGGGCTGATGTGCTGCTGCCGCCATTCGAGATGGCCATCCGCGAATCCGGAGTTCGCTCGGTCATGCATGCCTACACCGACATGGACGGCGTTCCCACGGCGGCTGACTCCTCCCTTCTCACCACACTGCTCAGGGACACCTGGGGCTTCGAGGGCACAGTGGTCGCAGACTACTTCGGCATCGCCTTCCTGAAGGAGCTCCACCGGATAGCCGGGACCCTGGGTGAAGCCGCTGCTGCAGCGCTCGAGGCCGGCGTCGACGTTGAACTGCCCACCATCCACACTTTCGGCGAGCACCTGGTGGCCGAAATCGAGTGCGGGCGGCTGGACGAGGCACTGGTTGACCGCGCCCTGCACCGCGTCCTGAGGCAGAAGCTCGACCTCGGCCTGCTGGACCAGGACTGGTCGGCCGTTCCTCCGGCCCTGGCCGACGCCGCTCCATCGGACGCGCCCGTCATTGACCTGGACAAAGCCCAGAACCGAGCGATCGCAAGGGAACTGGCGGAACAGTCCATTGTTCTGGTGCGGAACGAGGGCGTCCTGCCCCTTGCCGGGAATCCACGTATCGCTTTGGTAGGACCGAACGCCGACACGCACCGCGCATTCCTTGGGTGCTACTCCTTCCCGGCCCATGTGGGGGAGCAGCATCCCGACGTCGAGATGGGACTGTCCATTCCGACAGTGGCCGAGGCGCTCGCCTCCGAATTCGGGGGCAGCGAGATCACGTTGTTCCCCGGCTGCACGGTCGACGGCACGGACACGGCCGGCTTCCAGGACGCACTGGCGGCAGCCGGCGATGCCGACGTCGTCGTTGCTGCACTGGGCGACCGCGCCGGGCTCTTCGGGCGCGGCACCAGCGGCGAAGGATGCGACGTCGAGTCGCTGACCCTTCCGGGCGTCCAGCAGCAACTGCTCGACGAACTCCTCGCAACCGGAAAGCCGGTTGTCGTGGTCCTGCTGACGGGCCGCCCTTATGCCCTTGGCGCGGCAGCGACTGAAGCCGCCGCCGTCGTGCAGGGATTCTTCCCGGGCGAAGAGGGCGCGGCTGCAGTTGCAGGCGTTCTCAGCGGCCGGATCAACCCGGGCGGGCGGCTGCCAGTCAGCATCCCGGCAACGCCGGGCGCCCAGCCCTCCACCTACCTCGCAGCACCGCTGGCGCATGCCAACGGAGTGTCCAACATCGACCCCACGGCGGCGTTCCGCTTCGGCCACGGGCTCAGCTACACCGACTTCACCTGGCTGAACCTGGAGCAGAGCTCAGACACGGCGGCCACCAACGGTGAGGTCACCGTCCAGCTGACGGTGAGCAACACGGGAACGCGCGACGGCGTCGAGGTGGTCCAGCTGTACCTGCACGATCCGGTGGCGAGCGTAGTCAGGCCGGTGCAGCGCCTGATCGGGTTCGCCCGGGTGCCGCTGGCAGCCGGATCGTCGGCTCGGGTCAGCTTCACCGTGCCCGCCGATGTCACGGCCTTCACCGGACGCGACGGGCAGCGCATCGTCGAGCCGGGCGAGATCGAACTCCGCCTTGGGGCATCAAGCAGCGACATCCGCTTCACCGCGCCGGTCACCCTGACCGGGAACACCCGCGTGGTGGATCACACCCGGCGGCTCCACTGCGGCGTTGGGATCGTCGCTCTGTAA
- a CDS encoding carbohydrate ABC transporter permease, with protein sequence MKTRPNYLAGVGSFLWLLIVAVPLYVMLAGTFQTRAEFGDNGPLAFPTSFTLQNYVDAITSGFGLYFLNTVLVTAGVVGIVLLLVPPLSYAIVRSKSRAASFVFRFFLLGLAIPAQAVIVPVFYLINTVGLYDNLIGVILPTAAFALPICTLILTGTMRDITGELYEAMAMDGASPTRAFFRLVLPLSKGGISTIAVFSALQAWNGFLFPLILTQSEDTRVVTLGLFNFQTQYGINIPGLLAAVTLSMVPVLLVYLFARRALVQGLMGAGGK encoded by the coding sequence ATGAAGACCCGTCCCAATTACCTGGCCGGCGTCGGCTCATTCCTCTGGCTGCTGATCGTCGCCGTGCCGCTGTACGTCATGCTGGCCGGCACCTTCCAGACCCGCGCGGAGTTCGGCGACAATGGGCCGCTGGCGTTCCCGACCAGCTTCACCCTGCAGAACTACGTGGACGCGATCACCAGCGGTTTCGGCCTCTACTTCCTCAACACGGTGCTCGTCACCGCGGGCGTAGTGGGCATCGTCCTGCTGCTGGTCCCGCCGCTGAGCTACGCGATCGTGCGCAGCAAGAGCAGGGCGGCGTCCTTCGTTTTCCGCTTCTTCCTCCTCGGGCTGGCTATTCCCGCGCAGGCCGTGATCGTCCCGGTCTTCTACCTCATCAACACGGTTGGACTGTACGACAACCTGATCGGCGTCATCCTTCCCACAGCCGCCTTCGCGCTGCCGATCTGCACGCTGATCCTTACCGGAACCATGCGTGACATCACCGGCGAGCTGTATGAAGCAATGGCCATGGACGGAGCGAGCCCCACACGCGCCTTTTTCCGCCTGGTCCTTCCGCTGTCGAAGGGCGGTATCTCCACGATCGCAGTCTTCTCGGCCCTGCAGGCGTGGAACGGCTTCCTCTTCCCCCTCATCCTCACCCAGTCCGAAGACACCCGCGTGGTGACCCTTGGCCTGTTCAACTTCCAGACCCAGTACGGCATCAACATCCCAGGCCTGCTTGCCGCAGTGACCCTTTCGATGGTGCCCGTCCTGCTCGTCTATCTCTTTGCGCGCCGCGCGCTTGTCCAGGGCCTGATGGGCGCTGGAGGAAAGTAA